A portion of the Halodesulfovibrio aestuarii DSM 17919 = ATCC 29578 genome contains these proteins:
- the cimA gene encoding citramalate synthase, with product MKKIQIYDTSLRDGTQSEDINLTNDDKLKIALKLDELGIDFIEGGWPGSNPVDMAFFNEIKKFSLRHAKIAAFGSTHHPGFTAENDPNLRNLLSSGADVCTIFGKTWDIHATEALRIPLELNLDIIHDSVAFLKSMGRDVVFDAEHFFDGFKANQEYALAAITAAYGAGAQTLSLCDTNGGTLPHEVYQIIQQIAKALPDAQLGIHAHNDCELAVANSIAAIQAGATHVQGTINGIGERCGNANLCSIIPTLELKFNDEYTTLGKEKLALLTSTSAFVTDVANIMPFNRQPFVGRSAFAHKGGVHASAVNRNSALYEHIDPEIVGNRQRVLLTELAGRANIVNMAKKFGFHLDKNEPVVKGLLNELKKRSSMGYDYAAAEASVELLLLKKLGRRGVREFFKLNQFRVLELKEAQDLDPISEASVIVEVEGVTEHTAATGRGPVNSLDNALRKALCNFYPRLSEMKLLDFKVRVMTAEDPAGGGTASFVRVLVESGDHLSRWVTVGVSYNIIEASWQAVADSITYKLYKDEHEQRAQIEKN from the coding sequence ATGAAAAAAATTCAGATCTACGACACAAGTTTGCGTGATGGAACTCAATCAGAAGACATAAACCTTACCAATGATGACAAGCTTAAGATTGCTCTCAAGCTTGACGAACTTGGTATAGACTTTATTGAAGGCGGCTGGCCAGGGTCTAACCCTGTGGATATGGCATTCTTTAATGAAATTAAAAAGTTTTCATTAAGGCATGCAAAGATTGCGGCTTTCGGGAGTACTCATCACCCAGGCTTTACTGCGGAAAACGACCCCAATCTACGTAACTTGCTTAGTTCCGGGGCTGATGTGTGTACAATTTTCGGGAAGACGTGGGATATTCACGCAACCGAAGCGCTACGAATTCCGCTGGAACTGAACCTGGACATTATTCATGACTCTGTTGCGTTCCTAAAATCTATGGGTCGCGATGTTGTCTTTGATGCCGAACATTTCTTCGACGGCTTTAAAGCAAATCAGGAATATGCACTTGCTGCTATCACGGCAGCATACGGTGCTGGAGCTCAAACTCTTAGTCTGTGTGATACAAATGGTGGCACACTGCCGCATGAAGTATATCAGATTATACAGCAGATAGCTAAAGCATTACCGGATGCACAGCTCGGTATCCACGCTCACAACGATTGTGAACTGGCAGTGGCAAACTCCATTGCCGCGATACAAGCAGGTGCCACCCATGTTCAAGGAACCATTAACGGCATCGGAGAACGATGCGGTAATGCGAACCTCTGTTCCATCATCCCTACACTTGAGTTAAAATTCAACGATGAATACACAACTCTAGGTAAGGAAAAATTGGCATTGTTAACGAGCACCTCAGCATTTGTTACAGACGTTGCCAACATTATGCCATTCAACCGCCAGCCGTTTGTCGGCAGGTCAGCTTTTGCGCATAAAGGTGGTGTTCACGCAAGTGCGGTTAACCGAAACTCTGCACTGTACGAGCACATTGATCCAGAAATTGTCGGCAACAGACAGCGAGTACTTCTCACAGAACTTGCCGGACGGGCTAACATTGTCAACATGGCTAAAAAATTCGGATTCCATCTGGATAAAAATGAACCGGTTGTCAAAGGGCTGCTCAATGAATTAAAAAAACGTTCCAGCATGGGGTACGACTATGCCGCAGCAGAAGCATCTGTTGAGTTGCTTTTGCTCAAGAAGCTTGGTCGTCGTGGAGTCAGAGAGTTCTTTAAACTCAACCAGTTCCGAGTGCTGGAACTAAAAGAAGCTCAGGACCTAGATCCTATTTCTGAGGCTTCTGTAATAGTTGAAGTTGAAGGTGTTACCGAGCACACTGCCGCAACCGGCCGTGGTCCTGTTAACTCCTTAGATAACGCATTGCGTAAAGCACTCTGCAACTTCTACCCACGCCTCTCTGAGATGAAGCTGCTTGACTTCAAAGTTCGAGTCATGACAGCGGAAGATCCTGCGGGCGGTGGTACAGCTTCATTTGTACGCGTTCTTGTGGAATCTGGTGACCATCTATCCCGATGGGTAACTGTAGGCGTGTCCTACAACATCATTGAAGCCAGTTGGCAAGCTGTGGCTGATTCTATCACTTACAAGCTCTATAAAGATGAACACGAGCAACGTGCTCAAATTGAAAAAAACTAA
- a CDS encoding aspartate kinase: MRILVQKFGGTSVANLECMKKVREKVLAARAKGFKVVVVLSAMSGETNRLLGLAKEWSNSPDPAEIDVLVSTGEQVSVALFSMLMKDAGVNTRSLLGYQVPVSTDCAHGNARILGINQEKLQELLEKHDVLAVAGFQGCTDESRVTTLGRGGSDTSAVAFAAALGCQCEIYTDVDGVYTTDPNIVSNARKMDRVSYDEMLEMASMGAKVLQIRSVEFAKKYKVPVLVRSTFSDAPGTLVTQEDSRMEAVLVSGIAYDKDQARVTLRDVPDVPGIASSLFGPLAEGGVVVDMIVQNPSRDNKTDMTFTVPRGDLDKTLELMAKIQKETNAAEVLHDLHVCKVSAIGVGMRNHSGVAAQAFDALRRENINILMISTSEIKITCLIEEKYTELAVRTLHDAFGLGKE; the protein is encoded by the coding sequence ATGCGTATTTTGGTTCAGAAGTTCGGCGGAACTTCAGTTGCCAACTTAGAGTGCATGAAAAAAGTACGTGAAAAAGTTCTTGCCGCTCGAGCCAAGGGATTTAAAGTAGTGGTTGTTCTTTCTGCAATGTCAGGAGAAACTAACCGACTTTTAGGACTTGCAAAAGAATGGTCCAACTCCCCTGACCCGGCGGAAATTGATGTTCTCGTCTCTACTGGAGAACAGGTATCTGTAGCGCTCTTTTCGATGCTGATGAAAGATGCCGGAGTTAACACCCGTTCCCTGCTTGGGTATCAAGTCCCCGTAAGCACAGACTGTGCACACGGCAACGCACGTATCCTTGGGATCAATCAAGAAAAACTACAGGAACTTCTTGAAAAGCATGATGTTCTTGCTGTTGCCGGTTTCCAAGGCTGCACCGATGAATCCCGCGTGACAACGCTTGGCCGTGGTGGTTCAGATACATCTGCAGTAGCTTTTGCTGCAGCACTTGGCTGCCAATGCGAAATCTACACTGATGTAGACGGCGTATACACCACCGACCCGAATATCGTGAGCAACGCTCGCAAAATGGACCGCGTTTCGTATGATGAAATGCTAGAAATGGCCTCCATGGGCGCTAAGGTCTTACAAATTCGTTCTGTTGAATTTGCTAAAAAATATAAAGTACCAGTACTTGTCCGTTCAACATTTTCAGACGCCCCAGGCACGTTAGTAACTCAGGAGGATTCACGCATGGAAGCCGTTTTAGTTTCAGGTATCGCATATGACAAGGATCAGGCGCGTGTAACGCTGCGCGATGTTCCGGACGTGCCGGGTATCGCTTCCAGTTTGTTCGGTCCGCTTGCAGAAGGCGGCGTTGTTGTTGATATGATTGTTCAGAACCCAAGCCGTGATAACAAGACTGACATGACATTCACTGTTCCGCGCGGCGATCTGGATAAAACTCTTGAACTAATGGCCAAAATCCAGAAAGAAACAAATGCGGCAGAAGTTCTGCACGATTTACATGTTTGTAAAGTTTCTGCAATCGGCGTTGGAATGCGTAACCACTCCGGCGTTGCTGCACAGGCATTTGATGCTCTGCGTAGAGAAAATATTAACATTCTCATGATTAGCACCTCAGAAATTAAAATTACCTGCCTTATCGAGGAGAAGTACACGGAGCTTGCAGTAAGAACACTGCACGATGCCTTCGGGCTCGGCAAAGAATAA
- the tsaE gene encoding tRNA (adenosine(37)-N6)-threonylcarbamoyltransferase complex ATPase subunit type 1 TsaE yields MLLYVKTSEETELLGKYLAQALVSTDPVQTILFKGTLGSGKTTLIRSLVQHLPGGDEAEVSSPSFNVYNLYPTTPETAHYDLYRLAGGSVDESFHELLDEEQTLMLVEWAEHLPEQEYPNEWLQFSWIPCEEGRQIDILVKGAGATRVIEALKPLVTSMQVAP; encoded by the coding sequence GTGCTTCTTTATGTAAAAACCTCAGAAGAAACTGAACTTCTGGGAAAATATCTTGCACAGGCTCTCGTTTCTACAGATCCTGTGCAAACTATATTGTTCAAAGGCACACTCGGCTCGGGTAAAACAACTCTTATCCGCTCACTCGTCCAACACCTCCCAGGTGGGGATGAAGCCGAGGTAAGTAGCCCAAGTTTTAACGTATACAACCTGTACCCGACCACCCCGGAGACTGCCCATTATGACCTTTACAGGCTGGCAGGGGGTAGTGTCGACGAGTCATTCCACGAACTGTTGGATGAGGAACAGACACTTATGCTTGTCGAGTGGGCGGAGCACCTTCCTGAGCAGGAATACCCGAATGAATGGTTGCAATTCAGTTGGATTCCATGCGAAGAAGGACGACAAATTGACATTTTGGTAAAAGGGGCAGGAGCTACCCGTGTCATCGAGGCATTAAAACCACTTGTGACCTCGATGCAAGTAGCACCATAA